From Enterococcus mediterraneensis, the proteins below share one genomic window:
- a CDS encoding helix-turn-helix domain-containing protein, translating into MYECLLEKEDKILFNIYQILAVSKQCTLDDLAAACERPVRYIRDTINEWGFEGYHLSLGIDFVLRKNQVSLLTTEHFDSRYLFAFLLERSSKMTMLSKLLENPSWGLKEIEKTIYSSPQTIRRKFRELSVLLESYELSGSFNKVPVICGKEAQQRFFRFHIRLLQEPPKAPVAPETYFQILEIINCQRRSQGYFIDSDWFDRAFVERFNGLPEFRVDDRGFSFLWRQILGLEELWPVGISKALLVDQRIYPLDRRYTSRIVRQNIIHDINRLHLVCYLFQGPCADRVFADEELSGECRQLVAFFEKNLPQYQKILEKHPEIPSAYEKILRYRYGNQKNAAVAETANSYQ; encoded by the coding sequence ATGTACGAATGTTTGTTAGAAAAAGAAGACAAAATTTTATTCAATATCTATCAGATATTAGCTGTTTCAAAACAATGCACATTAGATGATTTAGCTGCAGCATGCGAGCGGCCAGTTCGCTATATCAGAGATACGATCAATGAATGGGGCTTTGAAGGGTATCATTTGTCCTTGGGGATTGATTTTGTTTTACGAAAAAATCAAGTGAGTTTGCTAACAACAGAGCATTTTGATTCCCGCTATTTGTTCGCGTTTCTCCTTGAGCGAAGCAGTAAAATGACTATGTTGAGCAAGCTTTTGGAAAATCCGTCATGGGGATTGAAAGAAATCGAAAAGACGATATACAGCAGTCCTCAAACGATTCGCCGAAAATTTAGAGAGCTTTCTGTTCTTCTTGAATCTTACGAGCTTTCAGGAAGTTTTAACAAGGTTCCCGTGATTTGCGGAAAAGAAGCTCAACAGCGTTTTTTTCGATTTCATATCCGCCTGCTGCAGGAACCGCCCAAAGCACCAGTCGCACCGGAAACGTATTTTCAAATTTTAGAAATCATCAACTGCCAAAGACGGAGCCAAGGCTATTTTATTGATTCTGATTGGTTTGATCGAGCCTTTGTGGAACGATTCAACGGCCTGCCGGAATTTCGGGTGGATGATCGGGGCTTTTCTTTCTTGTGGCGGCAAATATTAGGACTGGAAGAGCTGTGGCCGGTAGGGATCAGTAAAGCCCTTCTAGTCGATCAGAGGATCTATCCTCTTGATCGTCGCTATACTTCCAGAATCGTGCGACAAAATATCATTCATGATATCAACCGACTGCATTTGGTGTGCTACTTATTTCAAGGTCCTTGCGCAGATCGCGTATTTGCTGATGAGGAGCTTTCAGGAGAGTGTCGGCAACTGGTCGCCTTTTTTGAAAAGAACCTGCCGCAATACCAGAAGATATTGGAGAAACATCCTGAGATTCCTTCCGCCTATGAAAAAATCTTGCGATATAGATATGGGAATCAAAAAAACGCGGCTGTTGCTGAAACAGCCAATAGTTACCAATAA
- a CDS encoding DUF960 domain-containing protein, which produces MFEVFDSNRSRYASVGVVSSMPGELIDSIWFIIDLDLKGVIPLNNLIAFDLINKNGTVTMHFSQEDSDVEMDIDLPFPYSSDLPKEIFAYDDGARQTILLPSETK; this is translated from the coding sequence ATGTTTGAAGTCTTTGATAGCAATCGCAGTAGATACGCTTCTGTCGGCGTCGTTTCAAGTATGCCCGGAGAATTGATCGATAGCATTTGGTTCATTATTGATTTGGATTTAAAAGGAGTCATTCCTTTGAATAATTTGATTGCGTTTGACTTGATCAATAAAAACGGAACAGTTACGATGCATTTTTCTCAAGAGGACAGCGATGTAGAAATGGATATCGATCTGCCGTTTCCTTATTCGTCTGACCTGCCAAAAGAGATCTTCGCATACGATGATGGTGCAAGACAAACCATTCTTTTGCCAAGTGAAACAAAATAA